One window of Pseudacidobacterium ailaaui genomic DNA carries:
- a CDS encoding TonB-dependent receptor, with translation MIRKISCLLCILSVFFGPGMLSTVYGQGTATGTILGTVTDSTGAVLPNATVVVTNTATGISHQTQTTASGDYSVPDLQPGPYSVTVNATGFGSQQVSNITLVVAQQARVNFTLKPGAAAETIQVSAGAVALDTDTSAVSQLVSQKQVNQLPLNGRNFLNLLFIGAGAVQTVGEQGQMRQGEGNAISINGARPESNNYTLDGMVNTDTALNTPAVILSQDAIQEFKVQSETYSAEYGFSANQVNIVSKSGGNQFHGSVFEFARNDAFDASTHFQPVKPRLRQNQFGYVLDGPVWVPKLYDGRNRTFFLANYEGWRIINGTSNYYNVPDPAQVAGNFASSGLPAFGTPACTAALNSNNACMPIDPTTGQPFPGNVIPSSRFSRLANVTAKLFPAPNSTNPLGNYHLNVNLPNDTDQQTYRLDQNLGKLGSVFFRYTKANYGLETASTVSIPAGLNIFNEDSTSWEISHTIPLGHNIINNFRVGYLGATVIQGDSPAPQSDVDALGLTGVFTNLPNYARGYPGISLQNLSGGVGSPGNNPTTSDIPMWEYADSFSLIHGSHSFSMGFDFRTWVQKRDLSTNFLGSYTFNNTTVLQNGNNGTNNCTTPYCGTGNAVADFLLGYYGGASTFQPGPFSPTTGNPGNTNRYHFKYIGPYFQDDWKATPNLTLNLGLRWDFRTIPFEQDNKMFWIDTQNTGGGLCFANQALLTDGIAPAGNGFYRYCGRNNPRDPSYLTFAPRIGFAYRPSIDNKMVVRGGYGIFFDSSETREIDDSGDLYPFVIRTSLSPTTNPNVPKLTNNLFPVTSTLLPVAVGSNNGTTYPAGSQFIAVIISEHPINPYVQQWSLSVERELAPNTTLEINYVGNKGTHLLDRTNINQPYPASDPALCQTNPTAGDCPARARVPYLNFTNTTGTLDSRWDGYSNYNAGNVKLERRTNDLALLAVYTYARSMDDKSAAAGIGATNGFAGHMDDHNPKLDYARSDFDVDHRFVVSYVANLPIGKGKRFLTNANKATDLALGGWQLTGIGTFQRGFPFSVMANDSFGLLEAYNQRANVVGNPNKGFHKSINQWFNTAAFSQPLAGAFGNSGRNILRDPGINNWDMGLLKNFSFGERVNFQLRLESFNTFNHTQWGVDPSSPSAAASGPGTGAVDRNVNDQPPSPNTNFGKITSARPGRILQLGGKITF, from the coding sequence ATGATTCGCAAAATCAGTTGTCTGCTCTGCATCCTTTCCGTCTTCTTCGGACCAGGAATGCTCAGCACAGTCTATGGTCAGGGAACCGCAACCGGGACCATCCTCGGCACAGTCACTGACTCCACCGGGGCCGTCCTGCCCAATGCAACCGTCGTTGTTACAAATACAGCGACAGGGATCTCCCATCAGACCCAGACCACCGCATCAGGAGACTACTCGGTTCCGGACCTGCAGCCCGGCCCCTATTCGGTGACGGTCAACGCAACCGGATTCGGTAGCCAACAGGTCAGCAATATTACCCTCGTGGTCGCGCAGCAGGCGCGCGTGAACTTTACTCTCAAGCCTGGCGCCGCCGCAGAAACCATTCAGGTCAGTGCCGGTGCTGTTGCGCTCGACACGGACACCTCGGCCGTCTCCCAGCTCGTCAGCCAGAAGCAGGTCAACCAGCTGCCCTTGAATGGCCGTAACTTCCTCAACCTGCTCTTCATCGGCGCCGGCGCCGTCCAGACCGTCGGCGAGCAAGGCCAGATGCGCCAGGGTGAAGGCAACGCCATCAGCATCAATGGCGCGCGTCCAGAATCGAACAACTACACCCTCGACGGTATGGTGAATACGGACACCGCCCTGAACACTCCGGCCGTCATTCTCTCCCAGGACGCCATTCAGGAATTCAAAGTTCAGAGCGAGACGTATTCTGCCGAATACGGCTTCAGCGCCAACCAGGTCAACATCGTCAGCAAGAGCGGCGGCAATCAGTTCCACGGTTCAGTATTTGAATTCGCGCGCAACGATGCCTTCGATGCCAGCACGCACTTTCAGCCCGTAAAACCGCGCCTGCGCCAGAACCAGTTCGGTTATGTGCTCGATGGCCCCGTCTGGGTCCCCAAGCTTTATGATGGGCGCAACCGGACCTTCTTTCTCGCCAACTATGAGGGGTGGCGCATCATCAACGGTACCAGTAATTACTACAATGTTCCGGACCCCGCGCAGGTGGCCGGCAACTTTGCCTCCTCAGGCCTGCCCGCCTTCGGCACCCCGGCCTGCACCGCTGCCTTGAACAGTAACAACGCCTGTATGCCGATTGACCCCACTACGGGCCAGCCCTTTCCTGGAAACGTCATCCCTTCCAGCCGCTTCAGCCGGCTGGCGAATGTCACGGCCAAACTCTTTCCCGCCCCGAATTCCACAAACCCTCTGGGCAACTATCACCTGAACGTGAATCTGCCCAATGACACCGACCAGCAGACCTATCGCCTTGACCAGAACCTGGGAAAACTCGGCTCTGTCTTCTTCCGCTACACCAAAGCCAACTACGGGCTGGAAACCGCCAGCACCGTTTCCATCCCCGCCGGCCTCAACATCTTTAACGAAGATTCCACCAGTTGGGAGATCTCTCACACCATCCCCCTTGGCCATAACATCATCAATAACTTCCGCGTCGGATATCTCGGCGCCACCGTCATTCAGGGCGACAGCCCCGCACCGCAGTCAGACGTGGATGCACTTGGCCTCACCGGCGTCTTCACCAACCTGCCCAATTATGCTCGCGGCTATCCCGGCATCTCGCTCCAGAATCTGAGCGGCGGTGTCGGCAGTCCCGGGAACAACCCCACCACCAGCGACATCCCCATGTGGGAATACGCCGATTCGTTCTCTCTGATTCACGGCAGCCACTCTTTCAGCATGGGCTTTGACTTCCGTACATGGGTGCAGAAGCGCGATCTTTCCACCAACTTCCTGGGCAGCTACACCTTCAACAACACCACGGTCCTGCAGAACGGCAACAATGGCACCAACAACTGCACAACCCCTTACTGTGGCACCGGCAATGCTGTGGCAGACTTTCTGCTGGGCTATTATGGCGGCGCCAGCACCTTCCAGCCCGGCCCCTTCAGCCCCACCACCGGCAATCCTGGAAACACCAACCGTTATCACTTCAAATACATCGGGCCTTACTTTCAGGACGACTGGAAGGCCACTCCCAACCTGACCCTCAATCTGGGCCTGCGCTGGGACTTCCGCACCATCCCCTTCGAGCAGGACAACAAGATGTTCTGGATTGACACCCAGAACACCGGCGGCGGTCTGTGCTTTGCCAATCAGGCCCTGCTCACCGATGGCATCGCGCCCGCCGGCAACGGCTTTTATCGCTACTGCGGACGCAACAATCCTCGCGACCCGTCGTATCTCACCTTTGCTCCGCGCATTGGCTTTGCCTATCGGCCTTCGATTGATAACAAGATGGTCGTCCGCGGCGGCTATGGCATCTTCTTTGATTCCTCGGAAACGCGCGAGATTGACGACTCTGGTGACCTCTATCCCTTTGTCATTCGCACCAGTCTGTCGCCCACCACAAACCCCAACGTTCCCAAGCTCACCAATAACCTCTTCCCTGTCACCAGCACGCTCCTGCCCGTTGCCGTCGGCTCCAATAACGGGACCACCTATCCGGCGGGCAGCCAGTTCATCGCCGTCATCATCTCAGAACACCCCATCAATCCCTACGTGCAGCAGTGGTCTCTGTCTGTTGAGCGCGAACTGGCCCCCAACACCACTCTGGAAATCAACTACGTCGGCAACAAAGGGACCCACCTGCTGGACCGCACGAACATCAACCAACCCTATCCCGCTTCGGACCCTGCGCTTTGCCAGACCAACCCCACCGCAGGGGATTGCCCGGCGCGTGCCCGTGTGCCTTATCTCAACTTCACCAACACCACCGGCACCCTCGACAGCCGCTGGGACGGCTACTCCAACTACAACGCTGGCAACGTAAAGCTGGAGCGTCGCACCAACGACCTTGCCCTGCTTGCCGTCTACACCTATGCGCGCAGCATGGACGACAAGTCCGCCGCCGCCGGCATCGGGGCCACCAACGGCTTTGCCGGGCACATGGACGACCACAATCCCAAGCTCGACTATGCCCGGTCTGATTTCGACGTAGACCATCGCTTTGTCGTCAGCTATGTGGCCAACCTGCCCATCGGAAAGGGCAAGCGCTTTCTGACCAACGCCAACAAGGCGACGGACCTCGCTCTGGGCGGATGGCAGCTTACCGGCATCGGCACCTTCCAGCGCGGCTTCCCCTTCTCTGTCATGGCCAATGACAGCTTCGGCTTGCTGGAAGCCTACAACCAGCGGGCCAATGTCGTGGGCAACCCCAACAAGGGCTTCCATAAGAGCATCAACCAGTGGTTCAATACCGCGGCCTTCTCTCAGCCCTTGGCCGGTGCCTTCGGCAACAGCGGACGCAATATCCTCCGTGACCCCGGCATCAATAACTGGGACATGGGCCTGCTCAAGAACTTCTCCTTCGGTGAAAGGGTGAACTTCCAGCTCCGTCTTGAGTCCTTCAACACCTTCAACCACACCCAATGGGGCGTCGATCCCAGCTCGCCCTCGGCGGCTGCAAGCGGACCCGGCACCGGCGCTGTCGACCGCAACGTCAACGACCAGCCCCCCAGCCCGAATACCAACTTCGGCAAAATCACATCGGCCCGGCCTGGACGCATTCTCCAGCTTGGCGGAAAAATTACCTTCTGA
- a CDS encoding glycosyl hydrolase: MKALLAAGVLFVGFSVAGAQNSVDPLKKGFENPPESARPRVWWHWMNGNISKEGIKLDLEWMHRVGIAGFQNFDAALATPQVVPHRLAYMTPEWKDAFRYAIGLGDQLGMEMAIAGSPGWSETGGPWVPPSQGMKKYVWSETVVEGGKPFTGTLPHPPSNTGAFQNIGVRDMLEAPEGHKTPQFYADAAVVAYRMPAEDVSIEDLHARITASAGAPDTAMLRDGDLEHTTKLPIPAEGQSAWIQYEFPQPETMRSITIVTKGVNWITAMVAGIGNPEKSLEASDDGQNWREIVKLPDGGSPEHTVSFPAVKAKYFRVVFRRVPPPPRPAWAEGIDPKSLGFHLPPTPTDYEIAELVLHPGARVNHFEDKAAFAPVPDLYEFATPPVDAGEAVAKNDVIDLTAKMKPDGTLDWTPPPGRWVVLRIGYSLLGITNHPATAEATGLEVDKLNHVYVKNYMDHYLDSYQETVGAEMMGKRGIQYVITDSWEAGSQNWTDDMLEQFQKRRGYDPRPWLPVLAGHIVESSEASDRFLWDFRKTIADLIADEHYGQVQASLKERGIGHYGESHESGRAFVADGMEVKKLDDVPMSAMWTQVPGVYKEQYGYDADDRESASVAHIYGQNIAAAESLTAAAAPWAWSPATLKPVADQELLNGINRFVIHESAHQPLVGKAPGLTLGPFGQWFNRNETWAEEAGPWMDYLARSSYMLQQGHFGADLVYFYGEDSNLTAIFANKPPEVPAGHGFDYINADGLIHELSVSDGRMTTRSGMSYRVLGLDPYSRHMSLPVLQAIYKLVEEGAVVAGPKPVDDPSLADDQAAFRRLSDELFGDGSGVHHVGKGTVYAGANLKEVFDALKLAPDFDCTGAEGENAIRFAHRRLGNGDIYFVDNQSDRPQKIEATFRVAGYAPELWYAETGKAKPVSYRTVDGRTTVPLQMEPWGTVFVVFRKKAAASSRTLPDPVETQVATVEGPWTVSFQPDRGAPASITLDHLSSWSENADPGVKYFSGTGTYTKTIQAPASWFKKGASVWIDLGDVKNLAEVSVNGKDLGVVWHGPYRVDATSALKPGANQLTIKVTNSWVNRLIGDQQPDATTKYTFTDVKPYKADSPLLPSGLLGPVRVYAVSE; encoded by the coding sequence ATGAAAGCGTTGTTGGCAGCAGGTGTGTTGTTTGTGGGGTTCTCTGTGGCTGGAGCACAGAACAGTGTGGACCCGCTGAAGAAGGGTTTTGAAAATCCGCCGGAGAGTGCGCGGCCGCGTGTGTGGTGGCACTGGATGAACGGCAATATTTCGAAAGAGGGAATCAAGCTGGACCTGGAATGGATGCACCGTGTTGGGATTGCCGGGTTCCAGAATTTTGACGCGGCGCTGGCGACGCCGCAGGTGGTGCCGCACCGGCTGGCGTATATGACTCCGGAATGGAAGGACGCCTTCCGCTATGCAATTGGACTGGGCGACCAGCTTGGGATGGAGATGGCGATTGCGGGATCTCCGGGATGGAGCGAAACGGGTGGTCCGTGGGTGCCACCGTCGCAGGGCATGAAGAAGTATGTGTGGAGTGAGACGGTGGTGGAGGGAGGCAAACCATTTACCGGAACCCTGCCGCATCCACCATCGAACACGGGCGCGTTCCAGAACATTGGCGTGCGGGACATGCTGGAGGCTCCGGAGGGACACAAGACGCCACAGTTTTATGCAGACGCGGCGGTGGTTGCGTACCGTATGCCTGCGGAGGACGTTTCGATCGAAGACCTTCATGCCAGGATTACGGCGAGTGCGGGCGCTCCGGACACGGCCATGCTGCGCGATGGAGACCTGGAACACACGACGAAGCTGCCGATCCCGGCCGAGGGGCAGAGTGCGTGGATCCAGTATGAGTTTCCGCAGCCGGAGACGATGCGCTCGATCACGATTGTGACCAAGGGGGTGAACTGGATCACCGCCATGGTGGCAGGGATTGGAAATCCTGAGAAGTCGCTGGAGGCGAGCGATGACGGACAGAACTGGAGGGAGATTGTCAAGCTGCCAGATGGAGGCTCTCCGGAGCACACGGTTTCATTTCCTGCGGTAAAGGCGAAGTATTTCCGCGTCGTCTTCCGGCGCGTGCCGCCGCCGCCGCGGCCGGCCTGGGCCGAGGGCATTGATCCGAAATCGCTGGGTTTCCATCTGCCGCCTACGCCGACGGACTACGAAATTGCCGAACTGGTCCTGCATCCGGGTGCACGTGTGAACCACTTTGAAGACAAGGCGGCATTTGCGCCCGTGCCGGACCTCTATGAGTTTGCAACGCCGCCTGTGGATGCTGGCGAGGCGGTAGCAAAAAATGATGTGATTGACCTGACCGCAAAGATGAAGCCCGATGGCACGCTCGACTGGACACCACCGCCGGGCAGGTGGGTGGTACTGCGCATCGGGTATTCCCTGCTGGGGATCACAAACCATCCGGCGACGGCTGAGGCGACGGGGCTGGAAGTGGACAAGCTGAACCATGTGTACGTGAAGAACTACATGGACCATTACCTGGACAGCTATCAAGAGACCGTCGGCGCGGAGATGATGGGCAAGCGCGGCATTCAGTATGTGATTACCGATAGCTGGGAGGCGGGATCACAAAACTGGACCGATGACATGCTGGAACAGTTTCAAAAGCGGCGTGGATATGATCCAAGGCCGTGGCTGCCGGTCCTGGCCGGACACATTGTGGAAAGCTCCGAGGCCAGCGACCGCTTTTTGTGGGACTTCCGCAAGACGATTGCCGACCTGATTGCCGATGAGCACTATGGGCAGGTGCAGGCATCGCTCAAAGAGCGCGGCATCGGCCATTATGGCGAGTCGCATGAGAGCGGACGCGCCTTTGTGGCCGATGGCATGGAAGTGAAGAAGCTCGATGATGTTCCCATGAGTGCGATGTGGACACAGGTACCGGGTGTTTACAAGGAGCAGTACGGCTATGACGCAGATGATCGCGAGTCGGCATCGGTGGCGCACATTTATGGGCAGAACATTGCTGCGGCAGAATCGCTGACTGCGGCAGCGGCGCCGTGGGCGTGGTCTCCGGCGACGCTGAAACCGGTGGCGGACCAGGAGCTTCTGAACGGGATCAACCGTTTCGTGATTCACGAGTCTGCGCACCAGCCTCTGGTGGGCAAAGCGCCGGGGTTGACCCTTGGGCCTTTCGGACAATGGTTCAACCGCAATGAAACATGGGCGGAGGAAGCCGGGCCGTGGATGGATTATCTGGCACGCAGCAGCTACATGCTGCAGCAGGGGCATTTCGGCGCGGACCTGGTGTACTTCTACGGCGAAGACTCGAACCTGACGGCAATTTTCGCCAACAAGCCGCCGGAGGTCCCTGCGGGCCACGGCTTTGATTACATCAATGCTGATGGCCTGATCCATGAGCTGAGTGTTTCCGACGGGCGTATGACGACCAGGAGCGGCATGAGCTATCGCGTGCTGGGGCTGGACCCTTACAGCAGGCACATGTCCCTGCCCGTGCTGCAGGCCATTTACAAGCTGGTGGAAGAAGGCGCAGTGGTGGCCGGGCCGAAGCCGGTGGATGACCCGAGCCTGGCCGATGATCAGGCTGCATTCCGCAGGCTCAGCGACGAGCTCTTTGGCGATGGTAGCGGCGTGCATCATGTGGGCAAAGGCACGGTGTATGCAGGCGCAAACCTGAAGGAGGTCTTCGATGCTCTGAAGCTGGCGCCGGATTTTGACTGCACTGGGGCCGAAGGCGAGAACGCCATCCGGTTTGCGCACCGCAGGCTGGGCAACGGGGACATCTATTTCGTAGACAACCAGAGCGACCGTCCGCAGAAGATTGAGGCAACGTTCCGGGTGGCCGGATATGCGCCGGAGCTGTGGTATGCGGAGACCGGGAAAGCAAAACCGGTGTCCTACAGGACCGTGGACGGGCGCACGACGGTCCCACTGCAGATGGAGCCCTGGGGCACCGTGTTTGTGGTCTTCCGCAAGAAGGCAGCGGCCAGTTCGCGCACCCTGCCGGACCCGGTGGAGACACAAGTCGCGACGGTGGAGGGGCCGTGGACGGTCAGCTTCCAACCGGACCGCGGAGCACCGGCGAGCATTACGCTCGACCATTTGTCTTCCTGGAGCGAAAATGCGGACCCGGGGGTGAAGTATTTCTCCGGAACAGGGACCTATACGAAGACCATCCAGGCCCCGGCGAGCTGGTTCAAGAAGGGCGCATCTGTCTGGATTGATCTAGGCGATGTGAAGAACCTGGCTGAGGTAAGCGTCAACGGAAAGGACCTGGGCGTGGTCTGGCATGGTCCTTATCGCGTCGACGCCACCAGCGCCCTGAAGCCGGGCGCCAATCAGCTGACGATCAAGGTCACCAATTCCTGGGTCAACCGCCTGATTGGCGACCAGCAACCGGACGCAACCACCAAATACACATTCACGGACGTAAAGCCGTACAAGGCCGACTCTCCGCTGCTGCCTTCGGGCCTGCTGGGGCCGGTGCGGGTGTACGCGGTTTCTGAGTAA
- a CDS encoding YybH family protein: MRWSFLCLMACVPLLAQQLQLDPLAKPAPSSNMSAALTDPTLSPGVAFLYQLEARFAQETARGGGKAFASWFADDGVTLANGKAPVRGRAAIAAQATWDPKDYQLTWTPQGGQLSPSGDMGYTWGHYEGRAKDHNGNPVTTSGRYLTIWKRQPDGSWKVALESSSDEPPSAGDCCKLP; the protein is encoded by the coding sequence ATGCGTTGGTCTTTTCTCTGCCTGATGGCTTGCGTTCCGCTCCTGGCACAGCAGCTTCAACTGGACCCTTTGGCCAAACCGGCACCCTCCTCCAACATGAGCGCCGCTCTCACGGACCCGACACTCTCCCCCGGAGTCGCTTTCCTTTACCAGCTTGAAGCAAGGTTCGCGCAGGAGACCGCCCGGGGAGGTGGCAAAGCCTTTGCCTCCTGGTTTGCCGACGACGGTGTCACGCTCGCCAATGGCAAGGCCCCCGTCCGTGGACGTGCCGCCATCGCCGCTCAGGCCACCTGGGACCCAAAGGACTATCAGCTCACCTGGACACCGCAGGGCGGCCAGCTCTCTCCCTCCGGCGACATGGGTTATACCTGGGGACACTATGAGGGCCGGGCCAAAGACCACAACGGCAACCCGGTAACAACATCAGGCCGATACCTGACCATCTGGAAAAGACAGCCTGACGGGTCGTGGAAAGTCGCCCTGGAGTCAAGCAGCGACGAGCCGCCTTCCGCTGGCGACTGCTGTAAATTGCCCTAA
- a CDS encoding dicarboxylate/amino acid:cation symporter: protein MKEKRAIKTAAGGILCAGLYLAGLALHGWQPSVLLRLLALLAFSAIAFRRRRLTVWIVWGMLAGLELGTDAPQAALQAKVFSDIFLRLIQVIVAPLILGTLITGIAGHGEIRSVGRMGLKSLVYFEVLTTVALVLGLLAINLSKAGEGLSSLPMPRQMEGQVRVEVRAGFSQTEPAALSWQQFLLRAFPENIAKSIAEDQILQVAVFALMFGLALGRLKEEQRTPLLRVAESLTQTMFAFTNLVMYYAPIGVGAALAYTVAHAGLGVMANLVKLVATLYLALAAFVLLAMLPAALLARVPLREFLAAVAEPATIAFATSTSEAALPSAMEAMEAFGVPRRMVAFVIPTGYSFNLAGSALYLAIAAVFVAQAGGMHLDWKQQLFMLGVLMLMSKGVAGVPRAVLVVLLATSSVFHLPQEPIFLILGIDAIMDMGRTAVNVAGNCLASAVVARWEGEFRAESAEGEGLAVQPG from the coding sequence ATGAAAGAGAAAAGAGCCATAAAAACGGCGGCGGGTGGAATTTTGTGCGCCGGTCTGTATCTGGCGGGGCTGGCCCTGCATGGATGGCAGCCCTCGGTGCTCCTTCGCCTGCTGGCGCTGCTGGCTTTTTCTGCCATCGCTTTTCGCCGCAGGAGATTGACGGTGTGGATCGTCTGGGGAATGCTGGCGGGTCTGGAGCTGGGCACAGATGCTCCGCAGGCCGCCCTGCAGGCGAAGGTCTTCAGCGATATTTTTTTGCGGTTGATTCAGGTCATCGTTGCTCCGTTGATTCTGGGCACGCTGATTACCGGCATTGCAGGCCATGGGGAAATACGCAGTGTGGGACGGATGGGGCTGAAGTCGCTGGTTTATTTTGAAGTGTTGACGACGGTGGCGCTGGTCCTCGGGCTGCTGGCAATCAACCTATCGAAGGCCGGCGAAGGGCTTTCGTCGCTGCCGATGCCGCGGCAGATGGAGGGCCAGGTCCGCGTGGAGGTGCGTGCGGGGTTTTCGCAGACGGAGCCAGCGGCGCTTTCCTGGCAGCAATTTCTGCTGCGCGCCTTTCCTGAGAACATCGCCAAATCCATTGCCGAGGACCAGATCCTTCAGGTGGCGGTCTTTGCCCTGATGTTTGGGCTGGCGCTGGGACGTCTGAAAGAAGAGCAGCGCACTCCGCTGTTGCGGGTGGCTGAGTCGCTGACGCAGACGATGTTTGCTTTTACCAACCTGGTCATGTACTACGCGCCGATTGGTGTGGGGGCGGCGCTGGCCTACACAGTGGCCCACGCGGGGCTGGGGGTGATGGCGAACCTGGTGAAGCTGGTGGCCACACTGTACCTTGCGCTGGCTGCGTTTGTGTTGCTGGCGATGCTGCCTGCGGCCTTGCTGGCGCGCGTTCCTCTGCGGGAGTTTCTTGCCGCGGTGGCAGAGCCGGCGACCATTGCCTTTGCCACCAGCACCTCAGAGGCGGCGCTGCCCAGCGCGATGGAGGCGATGGAGGCCTTTGGAGTGCCTCGGCGGATGGTGGCCTTCGTGATTCCCACCGGCTACAGCTTCAATCTGGCCGGGTCAGCGCTGTATCTGGCAATCGCTGCGGTCTTTGTGGCGCAGGCCGGAGGCATGCATCTGGACTGGAAGCAACAGCTCTTTATGCTTGGAGTGCTGATGCTGATGAGCAAAGGGGTGGCCGGGGTACCGCGTGCCGTGCTGGTGGTGCTGCTGGCGACCTCCTCGGTCTTCCATCTTCCGCAGGAGCCGATCTTTCTGATCCTGGGAATTGACGCCATCATGGACATGGGACGGACGGCGGTCAATGTGGCGGGCAACTGTCTGGCGTCGGCGGTGGTGGCCAGGTGGGAAGGAGAGTTTCGCGCAGAAAGTGCGGAGGGCGAAGGACTTGCGGTCCAACCCGGCTGA